One Archangium violaceum genomic window, CAGCGCCCCGGGGCGGGAGGACTCGAAGCAGGCGTGCTCGGACGCCACGAGCTGCCGTGACACCCTGCGGGCACTGAGGGATGTCACGCCCCTGTCACCCTGCGAGCTGCGGACGCGGGCGGAGATCGCCAGCAGGGCCTGTGACCTGGGGGTGGCCGAGGGCTGCACCACGCTCGGGCGGATGGAGCCGGGCCACGCGCGCGACCTGTTCCAGCGTGCCTGTGAACTGGGAGATGGCGAGGGCTGCGCCCGAAAGGGTCTCTTCACGCTCCTGGGTGAAGGGGCTCTCCAGGACGCCTCCACGGGCCTGGCGGAGCTCCAGGCCGCATGTGACGCCTACCCACGTGCCGCGTGTGGAATCGCGGCCCTCGGGCTCGGCGAGGATGCACGTCGGCGGGGCAGCGAGCCGGAGTGGGAGTGGATCGCGCTGTTCGCGCAGCGGGGCTGCGACGCGGGAGACGGTCTCGCGTGTCGGCTCCTGGGGGACGCGTTCCAGGCGGGGCAGGGGGTCTCCCAGGACATGGGCAAGGCCTTCGAGCTCTATGCTCGAGCGTGTGAGGCGGGCAACGGCATGGCGTGTGCGGACCAGGGGATGATCTCACTCCGGTATGGCGCGGAAGAGGCCGGGGAGCTTCCTCGCGCCGACGACCTCTTCTCCCGGGGTTGCGCTCTGGGCTCCTCGGAGGCCTGCCGCCTTCTCGTCGTCGAGAGCCTCTCGATGCAGGAGGGCATGAGGGACGATGCCTCACGGCAGGCCCTCTTCCGTCAGGCGTGTGACCGGGGCGCGGCGATGGGGTGTCTCGCGCTCTATGATTCGCTCAGGAACCAGCCGCGCGCTCCCGGAGCGCCACTCGAGCTTCCGGGGCTCCTGAAGCGCGCCTGCCGGTTCGGAGAGACGCAGGCGTGCGAGTTCCTGGAAGACATCTCCCGTGTGTCCCAACGGCAATGTGGGGCGGGTTCCGCCAAGGCCTGTGGGGTGCTCGGGGCGCTCATGCTCAGCCAGCCCACCTTCGGGAGCGAGGTCGTGGATGGAATGCGAATCCTTCAGCGCGCCTGCCTGGAGGGTGATGCGTCGAGCTGCTCGCTGGTGCGCGAGCTGGCGCCCCGCTCGGATGAGTTGACGTGCCGTTCGGAGTGAGCTTCTCCCGTCAGGTGTCGTGTGGCCGCCCAGAACAGCAGCGCCACCGTGCTGATTGCCGCTCCGAGCGCGCAGACACCGAGCCATCCTCCCCACGAATAGACCAGCGTCGACGCGATGGAGCCGCTGGCACTCCCCATGGAATAGAAGACCATGTAACCGCCGACGAGCCGGCTGCGGGCCTCCGGCCTCACCGCGAAGATCATGCTCTGATTGGTCACATGGACCGCCTGTATCGCCAGGTCCAGGACGATGACCCCGATGATCAGCGCCCCCAACGAGACGTGGGTGAAGACGATCGGAATCCAGGCCGCCAGCATCAGTGCGAGAGAGAGGCCCGTCGTCCGTTGGCCCTGGCCGCGGTCGGCCAGGCGTCCCGCGCCTCCAGCCGCGAGCGCCCCCGCCACTCCGGCGAGGCCGAACAATCCGATCTCCGTATGGGATAGCAGAATCGGTGGCGCGCTGAGCGGCAGGACCATCGAGGTCCAGAACGTACTGAACGTGGCGAAGATCAGCAGCCCGATGACGGCGCGGATGCGGAGGACCGGCTCCTCGAGGAACAGTACCAGCACGGAGCGCAGCAGGGCCGGGTAGGAGGGCACCTCGCTCCCTTTCTCCTGGCGCGGAAGCGTCCGGGACAGCAACGCCGCCATCAACAGGGTCAGCATCGCCGACGCGAGGTAGACGGAGCGCCAACCGCCGAGGTCCGCGAGCACTCCGGAGACGAATCGAGCCAGGAGGATGCCGATCACCACGCCGCTCGTGACCGAGCCGACGACCCTCCCACGTTCCGCTGGCTCGGCCAGGGCCGCCGCGAAGGCAACGAGCACCTGCACGACGACGGCGAGCAGGCCGACAACAACCATCCCCGCGAGCAGGACGGTCGCCGTGGGGGCCTGGCTCACGAGGAGCAACGCCATCGCGGAGAGCGTGGCTTGACCGACGATCAGCCGGCGGCGATCGAGCAGGTCGCCCAGCGGCACGATGAAGATGAGCCCCAGCGCGTATCCCATCTGGGTCACGGTCACGACGATGCCGATGGACGCGGGGCTGATCGATAGATCTCGCGCCATCACATCGAGCAGCGGTTGCGCGTAGTAGATGTTGGCGACACTCAGCCCGCATGCGACCGCGAAGAGCAGGACGACTCCTGGTGACAGCCTGGTTTGTGTCATGGGGTTCCATCATCGAACCAGTTGCGCGGGAGTCTGTCCAGTTCTATCTTGGAACCAGATATGAAGCGTACCAGCCTCGAAGGAGCGGCTTGCCCGGTTGCGCGATCGCTGGATATCATCGGCGATTGGTGGTCTCTTCTGATCATTCGCGATGCCTTCGACGGCATGCGCCGCTTTGGCGAGTTCCAGAAGAGCCTGGGCGTGGCGAAGGGAATCTTGGCGACGCGCCTGCGCAACCTGGTGGCCATGGGAGTCCTGGAGCTGGCGCCGGCCTCCGACGGCAGCGCCTATCAGGAGTATGTGCTGACGGAAAAGGGACGTGGCCTCTTTCCTGTCGTGGTGAGCTTGCGCCAGTGGGGCGAGGAATATCTCTACGAGCCCGGCGAGCCCCACTCCCTGTTGGTTGATAACGAAAAGGGTGAACCCGTCGGCCGGCTGGAGCTGCGCTCCAGGAGCGGGCGCGCCCTGGGTTGGGCGGATACCACGGTCAAGAAGCTCCCGGTTTCGTCTTCGAAGCGGTCTCGTCGCTGATTCTCAATCCATGGAAGTGGTGTCGAATTCAGTCAATTTGCGATATAGTTGGGCGGCAGCACCGAGGCCTTGGCATCCTCTTGTCTTTCTGCTGGATGGCCGCGCTGGCCTTTCCGCTCTCCACCCGGGCCTGGTAGCCCACCCTTTCTCCGCCCACCCAGGAGCATTACCCCGTCGCCGCTGGCGGCCGGGAGATTTCCCTCCTCGCTGGACGTCAGGCCTATGTCGACTTCGGGCCGGGCTTCGCCAACATTCAGATCACCGGTACCTGGACGCTCTGGCGTCAGTGGGGCCGTGCCGCGCAGACGCCGCTGACCTACTGGTGGTCCAGCTCCAAGGACAACCTCTTTGACAACGACGATGGGGCCGAGTCCACGCCCGGCTTTGGCTTCATCACGAAGATTCCTCCCACCAATCCGACCAGTGATCACGTCTGGCATCGCGACTACAACGGCACGGGCCTCACGCCGAAGCGCCGCTACCTCATCATCTCGGCCCCAGCGAGCAACACCAACGCTCGCTCGAGCTGATCGACGAGGTGAACTGCGGCGACGCCAGCGATCCGCACGCCTTCCAGCAGTTTCCGACCAACGCCAGCCGCATCGAAACCGTGCTCGGCCGTCCGGTCCGCGTACTCCCGAATGACACGCCGGGCCGCAAGTATTTCGCCTATCGGGTCGGCTACGGGAAGGGCCTCGTCGCGGGCAAGGCCTATGTCCTCTCCGTGGAGTACCCGGACGACGTGCCGCGCACGATGATCATCGCCAACAATGGCGCGGAGTACACCCGGGCCTTCCATACGGCTTTCATGCTCAGCCAGCCCATCTTCGGGAGCGAGGCCGTGGATGGAATGCGGTTCCTTCGGCGCGCCTGTGGGCGCACCGCTCCACCAGTCCCTCCTTCCCTCACCCTGCGTGCGGTCCGC contains:
- a CDS encoding tetratricopeptide repeat protein; protein product: MARIQGGQVDANRECIKAVLWGSALTMGLFVLTGCGTSHGSFHPGSAPGREDSKQACSDATSCRDTLRALRDVTPLSPCELRTRAEIASRACDLGVAEGCTTLGRMEPGHARDLFQRACELGDGEGCARKGLFTLLGEGALQDASTGLAELQAACDAYPRAACGIAALGLGEDARRRGSEPEWEWIALFAQRGCDAGDGLACRLLGDAFQAGQGVSQDMGKAFELYARACEAGNGMACADQGMISLRYGAEEAGELPRADDLFSRGCALGSSEACRLLVVESLSMQEGMRDDASRQALFRQACDRGAAMGCLALYDSLRNQPRAPGAPLELPGLLKRACRFGETQACEFLEDISRVSQRQCGAGSAKACGVLGALMLSQPTFGSEVVDGMRILQRACLEGDASSCSLVRELAPRSDELTCRSE
- a CDS encoding MFS transporter — its product is MTQTRLSPGVVLLFAVACGLSVANIYYAQPLLDVMARDLSISPASIGIVVTVTQMGYALGLIFIVPLGDLLDRRRLIVGQATLSAMALLLVSQAPTATVLLAGMVVVGLLAVVVQVLVAFAAALAEPAERGRVVGSVTSGVVIGILLARFVSGVLADLGGWRSVYLASAMLTLLMAALLSRTLPRQEKGSEVPSYPALLRSVLVLFLEEPVLRIRAVIGLLIFATFSTFWTSMVLPLSAPPILLSHTEIGLFGLAGVAGALAAGGAGRLADRGQGQRTTGLSLALMLAAWIPIVFTHVSLGALIIGVIVLDLAIQAVHVTNQSMIFAVRPEARSRLVGGYMVFYSMGSASGSIASTLVYSWGGWLGVCALGAAISTVALLFWAATRHLTGEAHSERHVNSSERGASSRTSEQLDASPSRQAR
- a CDS encoding winged helix-turn-helix transcriptional regulator, with translation MKRTSLEGAACPVARSLDIIGDWWSLLIIRDAFDGMRRFGEFQKSLGVAKGILATRLRNLVAMGVLELAPASDGSAYQEYVLTEKGRGLFPVVVSLRQWGEEYLYEPGEPHSLLVDNEKGEPVGRLELRSRSGRALGWADTTVKKLPVSSSKRSRR